The Phycisphaerae bacterium DNA segment TCGCGGCCGGTCAGCTTCTTGGTCAGCACACTCCACCGCCGCTGACAACCTTCTTCCTGCGAGGACGAAGTCCGCAGGATCTGGGGCCACATCGGCCAGGGCGTGCGCGGGTTCACCTTTTCCGGCGGTTTCGGCAGAATCTCAAACTGGTGAACCTCCTTGGCTCCCTGTCGCAGAGCCGTGCCGATGCAGTCGCTGCCCGTGTCGCCGCCGCCGATAACCACCACGATCTTGTCCTTGGCGGTGATGGCGTTGGTGTGCAGTTCAGGCGAGAAATCGCCCGCGTTGCGGCGATTCTGCTGGGTGAGGAAGTCCATCGCGTAATGGACGTTTTTGAACTCTGCGCCCGGCACGTCGAGAGGCCGAGGCCGGCCGGCCCCCATTGCCAGGCAGATCGCGTGGAACATCTTGCGCAGATAGCGCGTGGAAATGTCCTGTCCCACCACCACGCCGGTCTCGAATTTCACGCCTTCGGCGGCCAACTGCTTGAGCCGGCGATCGATGACCGACTTTTCGAGCTTGAAATCGGGAATCCCGTACCGCAGCAACCCGCCGATGCGATCATCCTTCTCAAAAACGGTCACATCATGGCCGGCGCGGGCCAGTTGCTGTGCAGCCGCCAGGCCCGCCGGACCGGATCCGACCACTGCGATCCTGCGGCCGCTCCGCCGGCTTGCCGCCAACGGCTTCACCCAGCCTTCGGCGAACGCCCGCTCGGCGATCTGGTACTCGATGTGCTTGATGAGCACC contains these protein-coding regions:
- a CDS encoding glutamate synthase subunit beta — protein: MGKPTGFLEYHREEIDHRPVFQRVKDYAEFDIPHPEPRLIRQAARCMDCGIPFCHSAGCPVFNLIPEFNDLVYKNRWRDASENLHSTNNFPEITGRVCPAPCEPACTLSINSDPVLIKHIEYQIAERAFAEGWVKPLAASRRSGRRIAVVGSGPAGLAAAQQLARAGHDVTVFEKDDRIGGLLRYGIPDFKLEKSVIDRRLKQLAAEGVKFETGVVVGQDISTRYLRKMFHAICLAMGAGRPRPLDVPGAEFKNVHYAMDFLTQQNRRNAGDFSPELHTNAITAKDKIVVVIGGGDTGSDCIGTALRQGAKEVHQFEILPKPPEKVNPRTPWPMWPQILRTSSSQEEGCQRRWSVLTKKLTGRDNMATELHGCEVEWVPGANGMEMREKPGTSFTMRVDLVLLAMGFVHVVHEGLVSQLGLKLDPRGNIVVNDYMTSQEGVFAAGDAHLGASLVVRAISTGRQAAAAIDRWLQER